A window from Candidatus Hydrogenedentota bacterium encodes these proteins:
- a CDS encoding dockerin type I domain-containing protein, whose amino-acid sequence MTSLAGKALYRTTVAEQQAQVVYEPGGSADGHEQTPSDGPGEDESPTGIRGDVNSDGKVDAVDLQFVINAALGIPGTHDCDINGSGRVDAADVQTVIALSLSSGGETTGDG is encoded by the coding sequence GTGACCAGCCTTGCGGGCAAGGCACTGTATCGCACTACCGTCGCTGAGCAACAAGCACAAGTGGTATACGAACCGGGGGGCTCCGCAGATGGACACGAACAAACGCCTTCCGACGGGCCTGGCGAGGATGAGTCCCCAACAGGCATAAGGGGCGACGTAAACAGCGACGGCAAGGTCGATGCAGTCGACCTGCAATTCGTCATCAACGCCGCGCTGGGTATTCCGGGGACACATGATTGCGACATCAACGGCTCAGGAAGGGTCGACGCAGCCGACGTGCAAACAGTAATCGCCCTCTCCCTCAGTTCCGGAGGAGAAACCACAGGCGACGGGTGA
- a CDS encoding efflux RND transporter periplasmic adaptor subunit → MVVLVFPALLSACGATTTKSDEEEIQPTAVVQVTTAHTQSIWPTLNMVGTLVPIPEQTAVLSSAIAGLVQTVNVHEGAKVKAGQVLVVLDHRAHDAELDKAKAALKEAEASLAMVEGGPLPQEIEVARQEAYNAEAGAESQRIKLKALEPLFEKGEISNVQLEQAKAAAASSEAAANAAQQRAKLAQSGSRQEMIDDAKAKLAGAQAEVAAQELAVEQCLIRSLIDGVVTRLSARQGMYVEQPTPLGEVIDLSSLFVQVRVPSKYRGQVQEGAKATVRANWLGEQTFEGRLERLSQEADAQSGDTDAFVRVDNQMEMLQPALSASVVIELPEIPDTLVVPVAAVADRNGMAIVTVIRDDKAYETEVQTGVRTLDAVQIVGGLTAGEIVAVEGGYGLPDGCPVTIEEGSEK, encoded by the coding sequence ATGGTCGTTCTTGTCTTTCCGGCGCTACTCTCGGCCTGTGGGGCTACGACCACTAAGAGTGACGAGGAAGAAATACAGCCAACGGCTGTAGTCCAAGTAACCACAGCACACACCCAATCAATTTGGCCGACGCTCAACATGGTAGGAACGCTCGTGCCCATACCGGAACAGACCGCCGTGCTGTCGTCGGCCATAGCGGGTCTGGTGCAGACGGTGAACGTGCATGAAGGCGCCAAAGTCAAGGCCGGCCAGGTACTGGTGGTGCTTGATCACCGCGCACACGACGCTGAACTGGATAAGGCCAAGGCGGCGCTGAAAGAAGCAGAGGCAAGTCTGGCGATGGTGGAAGGGGGACCGTTGCCGCAAGAAATCGAGGTCGCCCGGCAAGAGGCGTACAACGCCGAAGCGGGTGCGGAATCGCAGCGAATAAAGCTGAAAGCGCTCGAACCGTTATTCGAGAAAGGCGAAATATCCAATGTTCAGTTGGAGCAGGCCAAGGCAGCGGCCGCAAGCAGCGAGGCGGCCGCTAACGCCGCACAACAACGGGCAAAGCTGGCCCAGAGTGGTTCCCGCCAGGAGATGATCGACGATGCCAAGGCCAAGCTGGCCGGAGCCCAGGCGGAAGTGGCAGCACAGGAATTGGCCGTTGAACAGTGCTTGATACGATCGCTTATCGACGGGGTAGTCACAAGGCTCTCAGCGCGCCAGGGGATGTACGTGGAACAGCCGACACCTCTGGGGGAAGTGATCGACCTTTCATCGTTGTTTGTGCAGGTGCGGGTGCCCTCGAAATACCGGGGACAAGTGCAGGAAGGAGCCAAGGCGACAGTCAGGGCGAACTGGCTGGGCGAACAGACGTTCGAAGGGAGGCTAGAGCGGCTTTCCCAAGAGGCAGATGCCCAATCCGGGGATACCGATGCGTTTGTGCGCGTGGATAATCAAATGGAAATGCTTCAGCCAGCGCTCAGTGCATCCGTCGTCATTGAACTACCCGAGATCCCCGATACCCTCGTTGTTCCGGTAGCCGCGGTGGCCGATCGCAACGGTATGGCCATAGTTACCGTGATACGCGATGACAAAGCCTACGAGACAGAAGTCCAAACCGGCGTACGGACACTCGATGCGGTGCAGATCGTCGGGGGGCTGACCGCTGGTGAAATCGTGGCCGTTGAAGGCGGCTACGGCTTGCCCGACGGATGTCCCGTGACAATAGAAGAAGGAAGCGAGAAGTAG
- a CDS encoding efflux RND transporter permease subunit: protein MSLLSATPGAEPRSSYVVRHRKIILFVSLVLCLVGVYAAFRMPAAVFPQTDFPRVVLLIDNGVMPADEMMATVTRPIEEAMKGTPGTITIRSTTGRGSAEVSVYFDWSTDMVQAELYVLGRLSQVRNELPATAEYTVERLTFSSFPIIGISLTGPSHAITDLWERAEYDIKPRLLRLKGVARVDLVGGKEPEYHVVVDPTRLNAHHLALTQVTDAIKQTNVFTPAGLHEENRQLYLAMVDGRVRKPSEIEDIPVACENGAPVLVRDVAKVERGAAPSYKIVSADGVEAVLLNVYSQPGGNTVAIADALHEELKSIRLSQPADINLALFYDQSLFVREGLRSVWESIAFGLLLSVAVLYLFLRSAKTTLVAIVAIPACLLMTVAVMYGAGMSFNLMTLGGIAAAIGLIIDDAIVVVEAMYTKQCAGHRLRESIQLVIHEVGPALVGSTITPVVVFLPLAFLDGVPGVFFRALAFTMAVSLLISLFLALTLTPVLGIYLFRGRVGETRDELEQGGPVLRRIIGIYERVVRQSVRHGATALACMVMVVTAGILIYRNTDSDFLPTMEESAFVLDYVSPAGTSLSETDRMMRHIERILCETPEVESYSRRTGAELGFAATEPNTGDFLVKLKPDRQKTTEEVVETIREQVEASEPALELEFPGILADLIGDLTWSPEPVEIKIFSADAETLRSLAPEIAENIEQIPGVVDVSAGLIVAGPSSVFRVVPPAAARAGFTASQLGEEVETALEGEEASYVLEGDRVVAVRVVADPAYRRREQDISLMPLRSQEGTRVTLNDISNLEHEAGLLEMHREDQRQFVAVSGRFSGIDLRGGIAAIKKAIREHVQIPSNASIEFGGLYQQQQESFANLTRVLIMAVLLVFAVLVFEFGTLLHPLAIVTGAVLALPGVVGALWLTGLSMNIVSFLGAIIGFGIVAKNGILMLDFVEQLQRRGLPLNEALVQSGRRRLRPVLMTSLTAFLGLLPLAYGVGAGADMLRPLAVGVIGALCVSLVLSLVATPTVYYLLVRTLGRTQGRRNYA from the coding sequence ATGTCGCTTCTTTCCGCTACGCCAGGCGCAGAGCCCCGCTCGAGCTACGTGGTGCGTCACAGGAAGATCATCCTGTTTGTGTCGCTGGTCTTGTGCCTCGTCGGGGTGTATGCGGCGTTTCGTATGCCGGCGGCCGTATTTCCGCAGACGGACTTTCCCCGCGTGGTTCTTCTTATTGACAACGGAGTGATGCCCGCCGACGAGATGATGGCGACGGTCACTCGGCCGATCGAAGAAGCCATGAAAGGCACGCCGGGCACGATCACCATCCGCTCAACCACGGGGCGCGGTTCGGCCGAAGTAAGCGTGTATTTTGACTGGAGCACGGACATGGTCCAAGCGGAACTGTACGTGCTGGGACGGCTGTCGCAAGTTCGGAACGAGCTGCCTGCCACGGCCGAATACACCGTCGAACGCCTGACGTTCTCGTCGTTTCCCATCATCGGGATCAGTCTGACCGGCCCGTCGCATGCCATTACGGATTTGTGGGAACGGGCAGAGTATGACATCAAACCACGGCTACTGCGCCTCAAAGGCGTGGCCCGGGTTGATCTGGTGGGAGGCAAGGAACCGGAATATCACGTCGTGGTGGACCCGACCCGGCTGAACGCCCATCACCTCGCCCTCACACAGGTAACGGACGCCATCAAGCAGACAAACGTGTTCACGCCGGCCGGCCTGCATGAAGAAAACCGCCAACTCTACCTGGCCATGGTGGATGGGCGGGTGAGGAAACCGTCCGAGATTGAGGACATCCCGGTGGCTTGCGAAAACGGCGCACCGGTTCTGGTAAGAGACGTTGCGAAGGTCGAACGGGGCGCGGCCCCCAGCTACAAGATTGTTTCGGCGGACGGCGTCGAAGCGGTCCTGCTGAACGTATACAGCCAGCCGGGCGGCAACACCGTCGCGATTGCCGACGCACTGCACGAAGAACTGAAATCCATTCGGTTGAGCCAACCGGCGGATATAAATCTGGCACTGTTTTACGATCAGTCCCTGTTCGTGCGCGAAGGTTTGAGGAGCGTCTGGGAAAGTATCGCGTTTGGGCTGCTGTTGTCGGTGGCGGTTCTATATCTGTTCTTGCGAAGTGCCAAGACGACGCTGGTGGCCATCGTAGCGATTCCGGCCTGCCTGCTGATGACCGTGGCCGTGATGTACGGGGCGGGAATGAGTTTCAATCTGATGACGCTGGGGGGAATCGCGGCGGCCATAGGGTTGATCATAGACGATGCCATCGTCGTGGTCGAGGCCATGTATACCAAGCAGTGCGCTGGCCACAGACTGCGGGAATCGATTCAGCTCGTGATTCATGAAGTGGGCCCCGCGTTGGTGGGGAGCACCATAACGCCCGTTGTTGTGTTCCTTCCGCTGGCGTTTCTGGATGGCGTGCCGGGTGTGTTTTTCCGGGCGCTGGCATTTACGATGGCGGTGTCGCTGCTGATATCGCTGTTCCTGGCTCTGACACTTACACCGGTGCTGGGCATCTATCTGTTTCGGGGGCGCGTGGGCGAGACGCGTGACGAGTTGGAGCAGGGTGGGCCGGTTCTGCGGCGCATCATCGGAATATACGAACGCGTGGTGCGGCAGTCCGTGAGACACGGTGCCACAGCCCTAGCCTGTATGGTGATGGTGGTGACGGCCGGTATCCTTATTTACAGGAATACCGATAGCGATTTCCTGCCAACGATGGAGGAAAGCGCGTTTGTCCTCGATTATGTCAGCCCCGCCGGGACGAGTCTGTCTGAAACAGATCGAATGATGCGGCATATCGAACGAATCCTCTGCGAAACCCCGGAAGTCGAGAGTTATTCGCGGAGGACGGGCGCCGAGTTGGGTTTTGCCGCGACAGAACCCAACACCGGCGATTTCCTCGTCAAGCTCAAGCCGGACCGTCAAAAAACCACCGAGGAAGTCGTCGAGACCATTCGTGAACAGGTTGAGGCGTCCGAACCGGCACTCGAACTCGAGTTTCCCGGCATCTTGGCCGACTTGATTGGTGACCTCACCTGGTCGCCTGAACCCGTCGAAATCAAAATCTTCAGCGCGGACGCCGAGACACTGAGATCGCTTGCGCCTGAAATAGCGGAGAACATTGAACAAATACCGGGCGTGGTAGATGTCAGTGCCGGGTTGATCGTGGCGGGCCCGTCTTCAGTCTTCAGGGTAGTGCCGCCGGCAGCGGCGCGAGCGGGCTTCACGGCATCGCAACTGGGCGAAGAGGTCGAGACCGCGCTGGAGGGGGAAGAGGCGTCGTACGTGCTCGAGGGCGATCGCGTGGTGGCAGTCCGGGTAGTGGCAGACCCAGCGTATCGGCGGCGGGAACAGGACATATCGCTGATGCCGTTGAGGTCGCAGGAGGGGACGCGTGTCACCTTGAATGACATCTCCAATCTTGAGCATGAGGCGGGGCTGCTCGAGATGCATCGGGAAGACCAGCGGCAGTTTGTCGCCGTCTCTGGGCGATTCTCCGGCATCGACTTGAGGGGCGGTATTGCAGCCATCAAAAAGGCCATCCGTGAGCACGTCCAAATCCCGTCCAACGCCAGCATCGAGTTTGGGGGCCTGTACCAGCAGCAGCAGGAATCGTTTGCCAACCTCACACGTGTCCTCATCATGGCGGTCTTGCTGGTGTTCGCGGTTCTCGTGTTTGAGTTTGGGACTCTCCTCCATCCGCTGGCCATCGTGACCGGCGCGGTGTTGGCGCTGCCGGGTGTTGTGGGCGCGCTGTGGCTGACGGGCTTGTCCATGAACATTGTCTCGTTTCTCGGGGCCATCATTGGTTTTGGAATCGTAGCCAAGAACGGCATTCTAATGTTGGACTTCGTGGAACAGCTCCAGCGTAGGGGCCTGCCGCTGAACGAGGCGCTCGTACAATCAGGCCGGCGCAGGTTACGGCCGGTGTTGATGACGTCATTGACGGCGTTCCTCGGCCTGCTGCCGCTGGCGTACGGTGTGGGGGCCGGGGCCGACATGCTGCGGCCGCTTGCGGTGGGCGTTATAGGAGCCCTCTGTGTCTCGCTCGTTCTTTCGCTGGTGGCAACACCCACGGTCTATTACCTGCTTGTCCGGACGTTGGGCCGGACGCAGGGCAGGAGGAACTACGCGTGA
- a CDS encoding TolC family protein, whose translation MENDKRLVLIVMLTVLVSGCATVRPQDNYSQASAMIRARTGSDDVYDPSSESEVIQKVNKLLEGGLTAEEAVSVALLNNKAFQSQFQEIGVSRAELVQSGLLTNPTLMLSARFPEGGGRSNLAFGLAQDLMEIWQLPVHKRIARDQLEQAVMTVVHSAVDLAAQVKIAYCQLCVVQENEKVVAENVALLKRSADLAESRFNAGESTILDLNLVRSDVLQGMINLESARRDAKVNAAALEHLLGLAADQAEVNLVDTLPSSAEPIPDDQALIELAWKTRLDVRVASLDMDTAAREIQRQRRAALPGVSLGIEAERTEMRAPRSLKPPASEFDFTNPSQALQDYALQQFEAHRDRELEKSQNIDLLLGPSLELTLPVFDQNRAQIAKARFQFAQKQKDYEELLLEVVEEVRRAAATVRASQELLRVSLQEAVPLAGKNVDTAQRMYEAGEETVLTLLLAQQNLNEQRQASITVAGDYAVALADLEKAVGGTLAGLPDQPPPQGASSDNAKGAAR comes from the coding sequence ATGGAGAATGACAAGCGGCTGGTCTTGATTGTTATGTTGACCGTCCTGGTCAGTGGCTGCGCTACCGTGCGCCCGCAAGATAACTACTCGCAGGCCAGCGCCATGATCCGCGCGCGAACAGGCAGTGATGATGTTTACGATCCTTCGAGTGAATCGGAGGTCATCCAGAAAGTGAACAAGCTGTTGGAGGGTGGCCTGACCGCGGAGGAAGCGGTGAGCGTCGCCCTTCTGAACAACAAGGCGTTTCAATCGCAATTTCAGGAAATCGGCGTTTCCCGGGCCGAACTGGTTCAATCGGGCCTGCTGACGAACCCCACCTTGATGTTAAGTGCGCGTTTTCCGGAAGGCGGCGGCCGTTCTAACCTGGCGTTTGGGCTGGCCCAGGATCTGATGGAGATCTGGCAGCTCCCCGTGCACAAACGGATTGCACGGGACCAATTGGAACAGGCTGTAATGACTGTCGTGCATTCCGCCGTTGACCTCGCGGCGCAGGTGAAGATCGCTTACTGCCAACTGTGTGTTGTGCAGGAAAACGAGAAGGTGGTAGCGGAGAACGTAGCGTTGCTTAAGCGTTCGGCGGACTTGGCGGAGAGCCGGTTCAACGCGGGCGAGTCCACCATCCTGGATCTCAACCTAGTCCGCTCGGACGTCTTGCAGGGAATGATCAACCTGGAGTCCGCCCGCCGGGACGCAAAGGTCAATGCGGCGGCGCTCGAGCACCTGCTTGGCTTGGCAGCGGATCAGGCGGAAGTGAACCTGGTTGATACGCTGCCGTCGTCCGCGGAACCAATTCCCGATGATCAGGCGCTGATCGAGTTGGCGTGGAAAACACGGCTGGACGTGCGCGTCGCATCGCTCGACATGGATACGGCCGCCAGGGAAATCCAGCGGCAACGACGCGCGGCGCTGCCGGGTGTGTCGCTGGGTATCGAGGCGGAAAGGACGGAAATGCGTGCCCCGCGAAGCCTGAAACCGCCAGCGAGCGAGTTTGATTTCACCAATCCAAGCCAGGCCCTCCAAGATTATGCCTTGCAGCAATTCGAGGCGCACCGAGACCGCGAATTGGAGAAGAGTCAGAATATCGACCTGTTGCTGGGACCCAGCCTCGAGCTGACCCTGCCTGTCTTTGACCAGAACCGTGCCCAGATAGCTAAGGCGCGATTCCAGTTTGCACAGAAGCAAAAGGATTACGAGGAGCTCTTGCTGGAGGTGGTCGAGGAAGTGCGGCGGGCTGCGGCGACGGTTCGGGCTTCCCAAGAGTTGCTGCGGGTGTCGCTACAGGAAGCCGTGCCACTCGCCGGAAAAAACGTGGACACGGCCCAGCGGATGTATGAAGCAGGCGAGGAGACGGTGCTGACCCTGTTGCTGGCGCAGCAGAACCTCAACGAACAACGCCAGGCCTCCATCACGGTAGCGGGCGATTACGCTGTGGCCCTGGCTGATCTGGAGAAGGCGGTAGGTGGGACGTTGGCCGGCCTGCCGGACCAGCCGCCGCCACAAGGGGCGTCGTCTGACAATGCCAAGGGAGCGGCACGCTGA
- a CDS encoding ATP-binding protein: MLSAPRYRFFDSVKSRLTLLSGAIIAFTTLAAFLLLYGYLAHALQSNVDQGLFAEFREFQSIYQGGGLDALRREVALEESAKGKSQVFIRAFDGKGGEVLTSDLSYWNPTATTPPDLAREALPVFAGFEDTGSGRHGRSIYGQLAPDLWVLMGVDTEHNEIVLATYRQRCLEVFAVSLLAALFAAWWIARRAMQGVQALTAVAEDITRGEMTRRITNTGHGREIDRLGQVFNTMLARIATLIQEAKGLNDSIAHELRSPLTRIRGVAEMAITNGATLEQHRETVAEIVEACDGLLAMVHSMLAISEMESGVARLDAEPVDCAALVADSCELFEPAAEDRGIKMNVEIAGPAEVFGDRGRLQQAVANLLDNALKYTSSGGGINIRVTHQGDEVLIVVEDTGVGISKQDLPHIFERFYRADRSRSKPGNGLGLGLVQGIVKMHDGRVEARSVLGRGTVFNVHLPAMDSQNIAKGQ, translated from the coding sequence ATGTTATCCGCACCGAGGTATAGGTTTTTCGACAGCGTCAAGTCGCGCCTGACGCTGCTTTCTGGCGCCATCATCGCGTTCACAACGCTGGCGGCTTTTCTTCTGCTCTACGGATACCTGGCGCACGCACTGCAATCTAACGTGGACCAGGGCCTGTTCGCGGAATTCCGGGAATTTCAATCCATATATCAGGGGGGCGGGCTGGACGCGCTGCGGCGGGAAGTAGCGCTGGAAGAGTCTGCCAAAGGCAAGAGCCAGGTGTTTATCCGGGCGTTTGACGGGAAGGGGGGAGAAGTTCTCACGAGCGATCTCTCGTACTGGAACCCAACGGCTACGACGCCCCCTGACCTCGCTCGTGAAGCCCTGCCGGTCTTTGCCGGTTTCGAAGACACGGGGAGCGGCAGACACGGCCGGTCCATTTACGGCCAGCTTGCGCCGGACCTGTGGGTGCTGATGGGGGTGGACACGGAACACAACGAGATCGTGCTGGCAACGTACCGGCAGCGTTGCCTGGAGGTGTTTGCGGTATCGCTTCTGGCGGCGTTATTCGCGGCTTGGTGGATAGCGCGGCGGGCGATGCAGGGCGTGCAGGCCCTGACGGCCGTGGCGGAGGACATAACACGGGGAGAGATGACCCGCCGAATCACGAATACGGGGCATGGGCGGGAAATCGACCGGCTGGGGCAGGTTTTCAACACGATGCTGGCCCGAATTGCGACGCTTATCCAGGAAGCCAAGGGGTTGAACGACAGCATTGCGCATGAACTCCGCAGCCCGCTGACGAGAATTCGTGGCGTCGCAGAAATGGCCATTACAAACGGGGCTACGCTCGAGCAGCATCGGGAGACGGTGGCCGAGATCGTCGAGGCGTGCGACGGACTTCTGGCGATGGTCCACTCGATGCTTGCGATTTCCGAGATGGAATCAGGCGTGGCCCGGCTTGATGCAGAACCGGTAGATTGCGCCGCTCTGGTTGCGGACAGCTGCGAATTGTTTGAGCCGGCCGCCGAAGACCGAGGAATCAAGATGAACGTGGAGATAGCAGGGCCGGCGGAGGTGTTCGGCGACCGGGGCCGGCTGCAGCAGGCGGTGGCCAACCTACTGGACAACGCGCTCAAGTACACGAGCTCAGGGGGGGGCATCAATATACGAGTAACGCATCAAGGTGACGAGGTGCTGATCGTTGTTGAAGATACGGGAGTCGGCATTTCCAAGCAGGATCTGCCACATATATTTGAACGCTTCTACCGGGCTGACCGCAGTCGCTCAAAGCCGGGCAATGGCTTGGGACTGGGCTTGGTGCAGGGGATCGTAAAGATGCACGATGGGCGGGTCGAAGCCCGCAGTGTGCTTGGGCGGGGAACCGTGTTCAATGTGCACTTGCCTGCGATGGATTCGCAAAACATTGCCAAGGGGCAATGA
- a CDS encoding response regulator transcription factor — translation MRVLVVDDDEKILSFLVNGLKQEGFVVDVGSDGEEAWGLLVSRQYDVAVLDIMMPKMDGLAVIQKVRDEGVKTPILILSAKQKVDDRVAGLRAGGDDYLTKPFAFSELIARLQSLVRRAQGSSEPTLYTVGDLTLDVLKHEARREGKRIELQPREFALLLYLMRNANRVVSKTMIMEHVWGYDFDPQTNVVESRLSRLRDKIDEGFTRPYIHTIRGVGYVIRTEV, via the coding sequence ATGCGAGTACTTGTTGTGGACGACGATGAGAAGATCTTGTCGTTTCTGGTCAATGGCCTTAAACAGGAAGGTTTTGTCGTAGACGTTGGGTCCGACGGGGAAGAGGCTTGGGGACTGCTGGTTTCGCGACAGTATGACGTGGCAGTGCTGGATATCATGATGCCTAAGATGGATGGGCTCGCGGTCATCCAGAAGGTGCGTGACGAAGGCGTGAAGACGCCGATCCTCATCCTGAGCGCCAAACAGAAGGTAGACGACCGCGTGGCGGGGCTCCGGGCGGGTGGCGATGATTATCTGACGAAGCCGTTTGCGTTTTCGGAGCTGATAGCACGCCTTCAGTCGCTGGTCCGCCGGGCTCAGGGCAGCTCGGAACCAACATTGTACACAGTCGGGGACCTGACGCTGGACGTGCTCAAGCACGAAGCCCGGCGCGAGGGCAAGCGCATCGAGTTGCAGCCGCGGGAATTTGCCTTGTTGCTTTACCTGATGCGCAATGCGAACCGGGTGGTATCAAAAACAATGATCATGGAGCATGTGTGGGGATACGACTTCGACCCCCAGACCAATGTGGTGGAATCGCGGCTGAGCCGGCTGCGAGACAAGATAGACGAGGGATTCACCCGTCCATACATCCATACCATTCGGGGGGTCGGGTATGTTATCCGCACCGAGGTATAG